Proteins found in one Quercus robur chromosome 2, dhQueRobu3.1, whole genome shotgun sequence genomic segment:
- the LOC126715984 gene encoding protein TIFY 7-like isoform X1: MRIEDSNSDVEFITEKNRTNPDTSYDMSQTICLFKKYLTRFQQNKRKSNMEESEVFKRRTSRPLLPPKFGSNLNRPASLLEQALLPVLRTDSLQSNSLDGRSSTSQLTIFYNGAINVYDNVSVAKAQAIMLLAGNQSCLSKPVVTEMPKTEVRTPSHPSNLPSINSKLEKGIPMARRFSIQCFLEKRRERVISKCPYALPITKDEEEDNEPTLDNVDESNQNHSFTLSPFPSRLGYFLPVSANKNC, encoded by the exons ATGAGAATAGAAGATTCAAACTCAGATGTTGAATTCATCACTGAAAAAAATAGGACCAACCCAGATACATCATATGACATGTCTCAAACTATTtgcttgtttaaaaaatatctcACCAGATTTCAACAGAACAAACGAAAATCAAACATGGAAGAGTCAGAAGTCTTCAAGAGGAGAACTTCACGCCCTTTATTGCCACCTAAatttggttctaatttgaatagACCTGCTTCTTTACTAGAACAAGCATTACTTCCTGTACTtag GACTGATTCATTACAATCAAATTCTCTGGATGGGAGGTCTTCAACATCACAACTCACTATATTCTACAATGGAGCTATTAATGTCTATGACAATGTTTCTGTTGCCAAG GCCCAAGCAATTATGCTCCTTGCTGGTAATCAAAGCTGTTTGTCAAAACCTGTTGTCACAGAAATGCCAAAAACAGAAGTGAGAACACCATCTCATCCATCCAACTTACCATCAATTAATAGCAAGTTAGAAAAAG GAATTCCAATGGCAAGAAGGTTTTCCATCCAATGTTTTCTTGAAAAGCGCAGAGAAAG GGTAATAAGCAAATGTCCTTATGCTCTTCCCATCACaaaagatgaggaagaagaCAATGAGCCAACACTAGACAATGTCGATGAGTCCAATCAAAATCATAGCTTTACTCTTTCACCTTTTCCTTCTCGTTTAGGTTATTTTTTACCTGTATCAGCTAATAAAAACTGTTAA
- the LOC126715984 gene encoding uncharacterized protein LOC126715984 isoform X2, giving the protein MRIEDSNSDVEFITEKNRTNPDTSYDMSQTICLFKKYLTRFQQNKRKSNMEESEVFKRRTSRPLLPPKFGSNLNRPASLLEQALLPVLRTDSLQSNSLDGRSSTSQLTIFYNGAINVYDNVSVAKAQAIMLLAGNQSCLSKPVVTEMPKTEEFQWQEGFPSNVFLKSAEKG; this is encoded by the exons ATGAGAATAGAAGATTCAAACTCAGATGTTGAATTCATCACTGAAAAAAATAGGACCAACCCAGATACATCATATGACATGTCTCAAACTATTtgcttgtttaaaaaatatctcACCAGATTTCAACAGAACAAACGAAAATCAAACATGGAAGAGTCAGAAGTCTTCAAGAGGAGAACTTCACGCCCTTTATTGCCACCTAAatttggttctaatttgaatagACCTGCTTCTTTACTAGAACAAGCATTACTTCCTGTACTtag GACTGATTCATTACAATCAAATTCTCTGGATGGGAGGTCTTCAACATCACAACTCACTATATTCTACAATGGAGCTATTAATGTCTATGACAATGTTTCTGTTGCCAAG GCCCAAGCAATTATGCTCCTTGCTGGTAATCAAAGCTGTTTGTCAAAACCTGTTGTCACAGAAATGCCAAAAACAGAA GAATTCCAATGGCAAGAAGGTTTTCCATCCAATGTTTTCTTGAAAAGCGCAGAGAAAG GGTAA
- the LOC126715978 gene encoding UPF0481 protein At3g47200-like gives MLLKDMERAVQDIVEETIIDGLSSPSSQEGTIIEGLSIASSQEGSESITEASVQDSEGETPTNAVAKEPLKCLIFKVPAHVREVDERAYNPKVVSIGPFHHDEPGLRFMEAQKLRFYNRLLQKIRGLTGEQSLENAMKELEGKTRECYLEDFENINSHDFVKMMTLDGCFIVELLQSYQGKDMEEPIFETRWMLPTIAHDLLMLENQLPMFVLQKIFELTIIEREATLNMLALQFFEPLRPGKDKLKTDILETKG, from the exons ATGCTGTTAAAAGATATGGAACGAGCGGTACAGGATATTGTTGAAGAAACCATTATTGATGGGCTGTCAAGTCCATCCAGTCAAGAAGGAACCATTATTGAAGGGCTGTCAATTGCATCCAGTCAAGAAGGAAGTGAAAGTATAACTGAAGCAAGTGTGCAAGATAGCGAAGGAGAAACTCCTACTAATGCAGTGGCCAAAGAGCCTCTTAAATGTTTAATATTCAAGGTTCCTGCACATGTTCGTGAAGTTGACGAAAGAGCTTACAACCCCAAGGTTGTTTCCATTGGTCCATTTCATCATGATGAACCAGGGTTGAGATTCATGGAAGCTCAAAAGTTGCGGTTTTACAATCGCCTCTTACAGAAAATAAGAGGGCTTACTGGTGAACAAAGTCTTGAAAATGCCATGAAAGAATTGGAGGGAAAAACCAGAGAATGCTATTTGGAGGATTTTGAGAATATAAATAGTCATGATTTTGTCAAGATGATGACCCTCGACGGCTGCTTCATTGTAGAGCTCTTGCAGAGTTACCAG GGAAAAGATATGGAGGAGCCCATTTTTGAAACGCGTTGGATGTTGCCAACAATTGCTCATGATTTGCTTATGCTTGAGAACCAGCTTCCTATGTTCGTGCTGCAGAAAATATTTGAGCTTACTATCATCGAGCGAGAAGCTACTCTGAACATGCTTGCTCTCCAATTTTTTGAACCGTTGAGACCTGGGAAGGACAAATTGAAAACAGATATACTTGAAACAAAAG GATGA